The Methanosarcina barkeri str. Wiesmoor DNA segment ATTCTCATAAAGAAAAGCGTTATTCAAAATTCATAATCAGATTGACTCATACAGTTATATAAATAAAATCCATCATATTTATTATTTATGAAAACAGATACGAAAATGTAGAACCCTTCCTGTAAAAATTTAAATTTATCCGTAAACTTTGATACTGCAAGAAAATTCTGAACCCTCAAGAGAGATCATTTGCTTTCATCAGCCCGAAAAAATGAAAAATAAGTATTAAAATCCTCACTGTTCATAGTTATCAATTTTAAAACTTAATTTTATAATATTTAAATTTAAATTTTTTAATATTTAGATCTAATTACCACCTTAGTATAGCCTTCTGCATGCTGAGAAAAATCCCTGTAAGCAGCAGTCGCGTCCTTAATGGAGATCCTGTGACTTACTATAAAACTTATTCCACACTTCTGTAATTATCATATTCCTAAGTATTAAAATGATATTCTTAACAGAAATCTGGCCTGTTTTAATTGCTAACCTTTTTCCCAAAGCTGTCCAAAAAACAGAACATACTCGCCTTATTTGGTATATTCGTTGGCGCCGCCTGGTTTGTCCACGGTGAAGACTCCTATAATCTCAAGATGGCCTGTAGGATTTACTAACCTTACAAGGTGTCAGCTTACCTGGGTAGAGTTTTTCTTTTGAGGAATCAGCCCTATCCCTGGGGCCTGATAGCTGACCGCATTCATGCCAGACATCACGCCCTTCATTTTCTCCTCACCTGGCAAAAGGGATTGCACAATTCGAGGGTTCATGGCCCCTAGCGTTTCAATTACAGTTGCAGGGCCTCTCCTGGTGACTTCAATAGAGCACCTGCACTCTCAACCAGGTTTTGTACGCCGGATACAAAACCCTGCATTTTTTTCTTTTCCTGGCAGCAGCATATCCACAGCTGAATGCTGAGACCTTAATTTTTCAATCTGGACTACCAGGTAGCTCATGGTAAAATCGACATGTATAGCATTTATACTCCTGACAGTTTCAGCCTTTCCGGGAGATTTTACGCTTTATTACGTTATTTCAAGTACATACTGAGATTCTAAAAATAAAAGGAATAGTCTTTACTCGCTAAAAAGCTCGGATAAACTTTTTACTATTTTTACATACGGATATTGTAAAAACTCAGTTTCCTTTGTCGTTCCTGTGGTCACGGCCACAAAATCAACATTTGCTGCGAGGGCTGTTTTAGCATCAATAAGACTATCTCCAATATAGAGCACATTATCGAGTTGTACTTTAAGGTTGTCAACTGCAAGCAGTAATCCTTCTGGAGACGGCTTGGGGACTTTAACATCCTCTCCTCCAACAATAATATCTATTAAATCCAGGACTCCATGCATGTTTAAAGTTTCAACTATTCTAAAATGATATTTTGTGGTTACAATGCCTGTATTGTGCCCACTCTGCTTTAATCGCTCTAATGTATTTACTGTGTCAGCATACAGCACGGTATCTCTAGACATTACCTCGTTAGCCTTTTCCCGAAAAAAGCTCAGAAAACGATTTATCAAAACTTCGTTTTCATTATTTGTTAACTGAATAAATGCTTTGTCGAGTGGAAGTCCGACGGTTCTTTTTATACTTTCACGGTCAAAGCAGGGAATGTCCAGCTTATTGAAGGCGTAGTTGAAACTTGACACAATACCATTCGTTGCATCGGCTAGTGTATAATCAAAATCAAAGATGACAGTACTATATTTCATATCTCCCGCCTTGAGTCCTGCTGTTAACATAGAATCCTGCAGGAGTATAATAGAATCCTGCGCTATTGATATAAAGTCCTGCTGTACTGGCATAATATCTTTTCGCTCAAA contains these protein-coding regions:
- a CDS encoding HAD family hydrolase; this encodes MPVQQDFISIAQDSIILLQDSMLTAGLKAGDMKYSTVIFDFDYTLADATNGIVSSFNYAFNKLDIPCFDRESIKRTVGLPLDKAFIQLTNNENEVLINRFLSFFREKANEVMSRDTVLYADTVNTLERLKQSGHNTGIVTTKYHFRIVETLNMHGVLDLIDIIVGGEDVKVPKPSPEGLLLAVDNLKVQLDNVLYIGDSLIDAKTALAANVDFVAVTTGTTKETEFLQYPYVKIVKSLSELFSE